GCGGTGCAAGCCGTTCAGCCGACTGGTACTAATAGGCCGTGAGGCTTGATCCTTGATTTTTCGGATCGTCTCCTTCCGGAAGAAGGCGCCTTACCAAAATCGCGTTCGATTATCAAACAGATAAATAATTCTCGGTGGCGATAGCGGAGGAGTCACACCCGTTTCCATTCCGAACACGGTCGTTAAGACCTCCTGCGCCGATGGTACTACTTGGGCGACCTTGTGGGAGAGTAGGACGTCGCCGGGGATTATATTTGAAGGGCCCGTTGTCGAAAGGCGACGGGCTCCTTCTTTTTCCCCGCGATTCGGGAACGCGTTCTACTGCGGAATCGGGTCGCGGGCTGCGAAGCCGCTTTTCCGTCGCACCCGTCCTCATCGTAGCTCAGGCTACGATTCCGGCCGGGTGCTCGTCCAAAGCGGCTTCTCGCCTCCCATCCCGATTCCTCGAGACGAACGCGTCCCCGAACCGCGGGAAAGCATGGCCGAGAGCGCACGTGTCAGGACCTCGTGACGGCTCCACCTCGAAACCGCGGGAAAGCATGGCCGAGGGTAGTGTCCAGAATCTTTCGCACTTTCTTCCGGTGGTTCCTCGGATCCGATCCTTCTTCATCGAGAGCGCTGTTTAGCTCGCGGCCGTTGCCTTGTTCTCTTCGCGCTCTGTCCAAGGTGCGGATCATCAGGACAAGGAAAGGGGAGGGACCTCATGGAGCCCTCCCCTTCGTGTGAAAGTACGGATATGTCCGCGCTACCTTACGAGAACCAGTTTGCGCGTGTCGGCGCCGCCGTCGGAACGGAGAAGGCAGAAGTAGACGCCGCTCGCCACGGACTCTCCCGCCCCGTTCGTTCCGTCCCAGAACACGCTGTGTTCTCCGGACGCGCGGTGTCCGCTCAGGAGGGTTCGAACGAGCTTGCCGGACACGGAGTACACGTCCAACCGCACATGCCCCGGATCGGCGAGGGAGAAGAGGACGTTGGTTCTGGGGTTGAACGGGTTCGGCGAAACCGCGGTGATCCACGCCTTTCGCGCCGCCTCGGGCGGCCCGCCGGGCGCGATATCGGTCGTCCCCTCGATGAAGATGCCGGCGACCCATTCCGGGTGATCGATGAAGGGATTGCGGTTCCCCTGGTACGAATACACCACGTCGTTGCGGGATCGCTCCTTGTCGTCCACGGGGTCGTCCTCGTGCCATTGGAGCAGGATGTCCAATAGCCCCATGTAGGCGACCGATTCGTTGTTTCCCGTCGAGGAAGCGAGGATCGAATCGACGTCGTTGGTCAGGATCAGATCGGGCTCGCCGGAATCGCCCTCGTACCGCACGTCCATGTAGAACATCGCCCGCGCCACGTCGCCGCGCCGCCCTTCCCAGGTTTCCCAGATACCGACGGGCGAGGTGTTC
The genomic region above belongs to Candidatus Eisenbacteria bacterium and contains:
- a CDS encoding endonuclease, whose product is MTSTPESLRATVHAVIDGHTKIPYTSSSTDTWDVLDAADEDPLDSTHVLDLYRNRSYLKYGGGNSYYNREHVWPNSYGFPDDGSTNKPYTDCHHLFDCYIGYNETRGNRIFDACSTLCQTYTVDDYNGESGANYSRNTSPVGIWETWEGRRGDVARAMFYMDVRYEGDSGEPDLILTNDVDSILASSTGNNESVAYMGLLDILLQWHEDDPVDDKERSRNDVVYSYQGNRNPFIDHPEWVAGIFIEGTTDIAPGGPPEAARKAWITAVSPNPFNPRTNVLFSLADPGHVRLDVYSVSGKLVRTLLSGHRASGEHSVFWDGTNGAGESVASGVYFCLLRSDGGADTRKLVLVR